A stretch of Microtus pennsylvanicus isolate mMicPen1 chromosome 5, mMicPen1.hap1, whole genome shotgun sequence DNA encodes these proteins:
- the Syt8 gene encoding synaptotagmin-8 yields the protein MGRVPDPRSTSAPVDTTAEPSFTPDLITRIPWPRWELFIVVLAAGVLLVSCLLCGVYCCCRRCQRRRKQPKDKEAVGLGSAPSSTTTHLVQPDVDCLEPCSGGPQQWGRLLLSLEYDSGSQEIRVGLRQAENLKAEGTADPYACVSVSTQAGRRHETKVHRGTLCPMFEETCHFSVPPAELPGATLKVQLLDFKRFSEHEPLGELQLSLGTVDPQHVLENWYQLGPPGTTEPEQMGELCFSLRYVPSSGRLTVVVLEARGLNPGISEPFVKVQLMLNQRKWKKKKTSSKKNTTMPYFNEAFTFLVPFSQLQSVDLVLAVWAHGLQLRAEPVGKVLLGSRASGQPLQHWADMLAHARRPIAQWHHLQSPREVDRALALKPRLPLPRPRS from the exons atggggcGTGTCCCAGACCCCCGCAGCACCTCAGCCCCAGTTGACACCACTGCTGAGCCCAGTTTCACTCCAGACCTCATTACCAGGATCCCCT GGCCCCGCTGGGAACTCTTTATCGTCGTTCTTGCTGCTGGAGTCCTCCTGGTCTCTTGTCTGCTCTGTGGTGTCTACTGCTGTTGCCGCCGCTGCCAACGCCGCAGAAAGCAGCCCAAAGACAAAGAAGCTGTGGGCCTGGGCAGTGCTCCCAGCAGCACCACTACTCACCTG gTTCAACCAGATGTGGACTGCCTGGAGCCCTGCTCTGGGGGGCCGCAACAGTGGGGACGACTGTTGCTTTCACTGGAGTATGATTCTGGAAGCCAGGAG ATTAGGGTGGGCCTGAGGCAAGCCGAAAACCTGAAGGCCGAGGGCACAGCGGACCCCTACGCCTGCGTCAGCGTTTCCACTCAGGCTGGGAGAAGACATGAGACAAAGGTGCACCGGGGGACTCTCTGTCCCATGTTTGAAGAGACATGCCACTTCTCA GTCCCACCAGCAGAGCTGCCCGGGGCCACCCTGAAGGTGCAGCTGTTGGATTTCAAGCGGTTCTCGGaacatgagcctctgggggagCTCCAGCTATCCTTGGGCACTGTAGACCCTCAGCATGTCCTGGAGAACTGGTACCAGCTGGGCCCTCCTGGTACCACTGAG CCTGAGCAGATGGGGGAGCTGTGCTTCTCACTGCGCTATGTGCCCAGTTCAGGCCGCCTGACTGTGGTTGTGCTGGAGGCTCGGGGTTTGAATCCAGGGATTTCAG AACCCTTTGTAAAGGTCCAGCTCATGTTAAaccagaggaaatggaagaagaagaaaacatcctCTAAGAAGAACACAACTATGCCCTACTTCAACGAGGCCTTCACCTTCCTGGTTCCCTTTAGCCAGCTCCAG AGTGTGGACCTGGTGCTGGCTGTCTGGGCCCATGGCCTGCAGCTCCGGGCTGAACCTGTGGGCAAGGTGTTGCTGGGTTCCCGGGCTTCGGGTCAACCCCTACAGCACTGGGCAGATATGTTGGCCCATGCCAGGCGACCCATCGCCCAGTGGCACCACCTGCAGTCCCCCAGGGAGGTGGATCGTGCTCTGGCCCTGAAGCCTCGCCTCCCCCTGCCTAGGCCTCGCTCCTAA
- the Tnni2 gene encoding troponin I, fast skeletal muscle — MLQIAATELEKEESRRESEKQNYLSEHCPPLHIPGSMSEVQELCKQLHAKIDVAEEEKYDMEVKVQKSSKELEDMNQKLFDLRGKFKRPPLRRVRMSADAMLKALLGSKHKVCMDLRANLKQVKKEDTEKERDLRDVGDWRKNIEEKSGMEGRKKMFESES; from the exons ATGCTCCAGATTGCGGCCACAGagctggagaaagaggaaagCCGCCGTGAATCCGAGAAGCAGAACTACCTGTCGGAGCACTGTCCACCTCTGCATATTCCAGGCTCCATGTCTGAAGTGCAG GAACTTTGCAAACAACTGCATGCGAAGATTGACGTGGCTGAGGAGGAGAAATACGACATGGAGGTGAAGGTGCAGAAGAGCAGCAAGGAG CTGGAAGACATGAACCAGAAGCTATTTGACCTGAGGGGCAAGTTCAAGAGGCCCCCACTTCGGAGGGTGCGTATGTCGGCTGATGCCATGCTGAAGGCGTTGCTGGGCTCTAAGCACAAGGTGTGCATGGACCTGAGGGCCAACCTGAAGCAGGTCAAGAAGGAGGACACGGAGAAG GAGCGGGACCTGCGTGATGTGGGTGACTGGAGGAAGAATATTGAGGAGAAATCTGGCATGGAAGGCCGGAAGAAGATGTTTGAGTCTGAGTCCTAA